From Clavelina lepadiformis chromosome 9, kaClaLepa1.1, whole genome shotgun sequence, the proteins below share one genomic window:
- the LOC143470654 gene encoding uncharacterized protein LOC143470654 — protein sequence MRLNHAESWIIDFLSHSNDVIVLCFPGTSVEEQALPTSRPRKVSSPFDDHRVPAQTTFWSLVEAGIEPKPSFSVYDAHKSRLCPKYHDEGLCELGLDCPLVHEEKTHYVSSLDPNAPEFFPRSTRKCLTTSGSFKPSGSFSGVHILGRDLTFPSIRHSYSDFGERREKFKSRPCKFFQATGRCRYGAKCSFAHNEKEKRVDISKVYKYKTEICQRWLRRIPHSAALCHYAHGASELQPNFDLPPFLP from the exons ATGAGATTGAACCACGCAGAATCATGGATCATCGAT TTTTTGTCGCACTCTAATGATGTCATTGTTTTATGCTTTCCAGGCACATCGGTTGAGGAGCAAGCACTTCCTACTTCTCGACCGCGGAAAGTCTCATCGCCGTTCGATGACCATCGCGTCCCGGCGCAAACGACATTTTGGTCTCTGGTGGAAGCCGGAATCGAACCAAAACCGTCGTTCTCTGTTTATGACGCACACAAGAGCAGACTATGTCCTAA GTATCACGACGAAGGTCTATGCGAGCTCGGACTGGACTGTCCACTGGTCCACGAAGAAAAGACCCATTACGTCTCCTCGCTTGACCCCAACGCCCCCGAGTTCTTTCCCCGCTCTACTCGAAAATGTCTTACGACATCTGGAAGCTTCAAACCGTCCGGAAGTTTTTCTGGAGTGCATATCCTTGGACGTGACCTTACATTTCCTTCAATACGTCACAGTTACTCTG ACTTCGGCGAACGAAGAGAAAAATTCAAATCTAGACCTTGTAAGTTTTTTCAAGCTACCGGGAGATGTCGGTATGGAGCAAAGTGTTCTTTTGCTCACaacgaaaaagaaaaacgagTTGATATTTCCAAAGTATACAAGTACAAGACGGAGATATGTCAAAG GTGGCTCAGAAGAATCCCCCATTCCGCTGCATTATGTCACTACGCACACGGAGCGAGCGAGCTTCAACCGAATTTCGATCTACCTCCGTTTCTTCCCTAG
- the LOC143471195 gene encoding allene oxide synthase-lipoxygenase protein-like isoform X1 — MGCTCGKDHQVSEKKISYNITVKTSDAYCHSGTDSSVHVELLGQNGNESTGFLRLRHILKHDFEKGQKEHFSITAKDVGLPIILRIKLENLHKDDEWFCEYVTITICENGDKATFPIYDWVVNGIEVVRGEGVLPQKESNRYIKALREREVEENLSLYEWVQTPTPEDIGWGFPRYVNANKYQELPPLFKRTAIREKDVEGNRFSAAVEAALSFVKARISPVKSLDTYHRFADACHLQQQTPNFLDDWDTDEGMGRQVLTGISPLMVSRCTSLPDYFNVTNDDVCKFLSGNRTLEEEMEAGKIYISDYKAALGGVERNVVKGKELYCPDAVGLFHVNDEDKFLPIAIQLVPGDRDYLFTPENNNRWLLAKMYFRCAGTSEHEWVYHFLLTHNIVEPFAVALFRCLSRAHPVYKLLRPHLQTVSAINTDARTQLIEPNSLANQAIAVSATALSRKAFETFTLEDLVIPKRLKKQGIDEPNLLPNNYYRDDALALWKIMEKFVGSLLRYYYKSDTDICEDYELQNWAEDVAKRGLAWQDGNTRGMPTEIVTIDELIEICVTLMFSSSAQHAAVNFGQFETYKFAPNCPSNMRLPPPKKDDEVSDELVLRSLPSADSSIKVVALTYALSAFSPNEVYLGHYPDRLFCEQDVLTMMEQYREDLSAESDRIRKRNEGLHHPYTFLLPDRVPNSIAI, encoded by the exons ATGGGCTGTACTTGCGGCAAAGATCATCAAGTATCGGAAAAAAAGATTTCCTACAATATAACTGTCAAG ACTTCCGACGCCTACTGCCACTCTGGAACTGACTCTTCAGTCCACGTTGAACTTTTGGGGCAAAACGGGAATGAGTCGACTGGATTTTTAAGGCTCCGTCATATCTTGAAGCATGACTTTGAAAAGGGTCAGAAGGAACATTTCAGTATAACTGCCAAAGATGTTGGATTGCCGATTATTTTGCGAATAA AACTTGAAAATCTTCACAAAGACGACGAATGGTTCTGCGAATACGTCACGATCACAATATGCGAAAACGGGGACAAAGCGACGTTTCCCATCTACGACTGGGTGGTAAACGGCATTGAAGTGGTCAGAGGGGAAG GTGTTTTGCCTCAAAAAGAGTCCAATCGCTACATAAAAGCCCTCCGCGAAAGAGAGGTAGAAGAAAATCTGTCTTTGTACGAATGGGTGCAGACACCAACACCGGAAGATATCGGTTGGGGATTTCCCCGATACGTGAATGCTAACAAGTACCAAGAGCTCCCGCCATTATTTAAAAGAACTGCAATCCGGGAAAAAGACGTCGAGGGAAACAGATTTTCAGCTGCGGTGGAAGCAGCGCTTTCATTTGTTAAAG CACGCATTAGCCCAGTCAAGAGTCTGGATACTTATCATCGCTTTGCTGATGCTTGTCATCTTCAACAACAAACTCCAAACTTTCTAGACGA CTGGGATACAGACGAGGGCATGGGCAGACAAGTGCTCACCGGCATCAGCCCCCTTATGGTGTCGAGGTGTACGTCACTACCGGACTATTTCAACGTAACCAATGACGACGTTTGTAAATTTCTTTCAGGAAACCGAACGCTCGAAGAAGAAATGGAG gcGGGAAAGATTTACATCAGCGATTACAAAGCAGCTTTGGGAGGAGTTGAACGCAATGTTGTGAAGGGAAAGGAACTCTACTGCCCTGATGCGGTTGGATTATTTCATGTCAATGACGAGGACAAATTCTTGCCAATTGCAATCCAGTTAGTACCAGGAGATCGTGATTATCTTTTCACGCCTGAAAACAACAATAGATGGTTGTTGGCGAAAATGTATTTTCGTTGCGCTGGAACTTCTGAACATGAA TGGGTGTATCATTTTTTACTTACTCACAATATTGTGGAACCTTTCGCTGTTGCTCTTTTCCGGTGTCTGTCCCGCGCTCATCCGGTCTATAAATTGCTAAGACCTCATCTTCAGACAGTGAGCGCCATTAACACAGACGCAAGGACCCAATTGATTGAACCAAACAGCCTTGCGAACCAAGCCATAGCCGTGT CTGCTACGGCCTTATCCCGGAAAGCTTTTGAAACATTCACACTGGAAGACCTCGTCATTCCTAAGCGTTTAAAAAAACAAG GCATCGACGAACCAAACTTGCTTCCCAATAATTACTATCGTGATGACGCCCTGGCTTTGTGGAAGATCATGGAAAAATTTGTTGGATCTTTGCTTCGTTATTACTACAAGTCTGATACT GATATCTGTGAAGATTATGAACTTCAAAACTGGGCCGAAGATGTGGCGAAACGAGGCTTGGCTTGGCAAGATGGCAACACCAGGGGAATGCCCACCGAAATCGTTACCATAGATGAACTG ATTGAAATCTGCGTCACTTTGATGTTCTCAAGTTCAGCCCAGCACGCAGCGGTCAACTTTGGTCAGTTTGAAACTTACAAATTTGCCCCCAACTGTCCATCAAACATGAGACTTCCTCCACCGAAGAAGGACGATGAG gTGTCTGATGAGCTGGTTCTTCGATCGTTACCCTCGGCAGATTCGTCAATTAAAGTGGTCGCACTTACCTATGCTCTGTCTGCATTCTCACCCAACGAA GTCTATCTGGGACATTACCCGGATCGTCTTTTCTGTGAGCAGGATGTACTGACGATGATGGAGCAATACAGAGAAGATCTGTCTGCAGAATCCGACAGAATTCGGAAGAGGAACGAGGGATTACATCATCCTTACACTTTCCTCCTGCCGGATAGAGTACCAAACAGCATCGCCATTTAA
- the LOC143470741 gene encoding allene oxide synthase-lipoxygenase protein-like, whose translation MGGGCSKDVQVSEKKISYHITVKTSDAYRNAGTDSSVHVELLGQNGNESTGFLELRHILKNDFEKGQKEHFSITAKDVGMPIILRIKLENLHKDDEWFCEYITITICENGDKATFPIYDWVVNGIEVVRGEGVLPQNVSNRYIKALREREIEENLYLYEWVQTPTPEDIGWGFPRYVNASKYQELPPLFKRTAIREKDVDGNRFSAAVKAALSFVEASISPVKSLDTYHRFADAFHLEQQTPNFLNDWDTDEGMGRQVLTGISPLMVSRCTSLPDYFNVTNDDVCKFLSGNQTLEEEIKAGKTYISDYKAALGGVERNVVKGKELYCPDAVGLFHVNDEGKFLPIAIQLVPGDRDYLFTPEDNNRWLLAKMYFRCAGTSEHEWVYHFLLTHNIVEPFAVALFRCLSRAHPVYKLLRPHLQTVSAINTDARTQLIEPNSLANQAIAVSATALSRKAFETFTLEDLVIPKRLKKQGIDEPNLLPNNYYRDDILALWKIMEKFVGSVLRYYYKCDADICEDYELQNWAEDAAKRGLAWQDDNTRGMPTEITSIEQLIEICVTLMFTSSAQHAAVNFGQFETYKFAPNCPSNMRLPPPKKDDEVSDELVLRSLPSADSSIKVVALTYALSAFSPNEVYLGHYPDRLFCEQDVLTMMEQYREDLSAESDRIRKRNQGLHHPYTFLLPDRVPNSIAI comes from the exons ATGGGGGGCGGTTGCAGCAAAGATGTTCAAGTATCGGAAAAAAAGATTTCCTACCATATAACTGTCAAG ACGTCCGACGCCTACCGCAACGCCGGAACTGACTCTTCAGTCCACGTTGAACTTTTGGGGCAAAACGGAAATGAGTCGACTGGATTTTTAGAGCTTCGTCATATCCTGAAAAATGACTTTGAAAAGGGTCAGAAGGAACATTTCAGTATAACTGCCAAAGATGTTGGAATGCCGATTATTTTGCGAATAA AACTTGAAAATCTTCACAAAGACGACGAATGGTTCTGCGAATACATCACGATCACAATATGCGAAAACGGGGACAAAGCGACCTTTCCCATCTACGACTGGGTGGTAAACGGCATTGAAGTGGTCAGAGGGGAAG GTGTTTTGCCTCAAAACGTGTCCAATCGCTACATAAAAGCCCTCCGCGAAAGAGAGATAGAAGAAAATCTGTATTTGTACGAATGGGTGCAGACACCAACACCGGAAGATATCGGTTGGGGATTTCCCCGATACGTGAATGCCAGCAAGTACCAAGAGCTCCCGCCATTATTTAAAAGAACTGCAATCCGGGAAAAGGACGTCGACGGAAACAGATTTTCAGCCGCGGTGAAAGCAGCGCTTTCATTTGTTGAAG CAAGCATTAGCCCAGTCAAGAGTCTGGATACTTATCATCGCTTTGCTGATGCCTTTCATCTTGAACAACAAACTCCAAACTTTCTAAACGA CTGGGATACAGACGAGGGCATGGGCAGACAAGTGCTCACCGGCATCAGCCCGCTTATGGTGTCGAGGTGTACGTCACTTCCGGACTATTTCAACGTAACCAATGACGACGTTTGTAAATTTCTTTCAGGAAACCAAACGCTCGAAGAAGAAATCAAG gcTGGAAAGACTTACATCAGCGATTACAAAGCAGCTTTGGGAGGAGTTGAACGCAATGTTGTGAAGGGAAAGGAACTCTACTGCCCTGATGCGGTTGGATTATTTCATGTCAACGACGAGGGTAAATTCTTGCCAATTGCAATCCAGTTAGTACCAGGAGATCGTGATTATCTTTTCACGCCTGAAGACAACAATAGATGGTTGTTGGCAAAAATGTATTTTCGTTGCGCTGGAACTTCTGAACATGAA TGGGTGTATCACTTTTTACTTACTCACAATATTGTGGAACCTTTCGCTGTTGCTCTTTTCCGGTGTCTGTCTCGCGCTCATCCGGTCTATAAATTGCTAAGACCCCATCTTCAGACAGTGAGCGCCATTAACACAGACGCAAGGACCCAATTGATTGAACCAAACAGCCTTGCGAACCAAGCCATAGCCGTGT CTGCTACGGCCTTATCCCGGAAAGCTTTTGAAACATTCACGCTGGAAGACCTCGTCATTCCTAAGCGTTTAAAAAAACAAG GCATCGACGAACCAAACTTGCTTCCCAATAATTACTATCGTGATGACATCCTGGCTTTGTGGAAGATCATGGAAAAGTTTGTTGGATCTGTGCTTCGTTATTACTACAAGTGTGATGCT GATATCTGTGAAGATTATGAACTTCAAAATTGGGCCGAGGATGCGGCGAAACGAGGCTTGGCTTGGCAAGATGACAACACCAGGGGAATGCCAACTGAAATCACTTCCATAGAACAACTG ATTGAAATCTGCGTCACTTTGATGTTTACAAGTTCAGCCCAGCACGCAGCGGTCAACTTTGGTCAGTTTGAAACTTACAAATTTGCCCCCAACTGTCCATCAAACATGAGACTTCCTCCACCGAAGAAGGACGATGAG GTGTCTGATGAGCTGGTTCTTCGATCGTTACCCTCGGCAGATTCGTCAATTAAAGTGGTCGCACTTACCTATGCTCTGTCAGCATTCTCACCCAACGAA GTCTATCTGGGTCATTACCCGGATCGTCTCTTCTGTGAGCAGGATGTGCTCACTATGATGGAACAATACAGGGAAGATCTGTCTGCAGAATCGGATAGAATTCGGAAGAGGAACCAAGGATTGCATCATCCTTACACTTTCCTCCTGCCGGATAGAGTACCAAACAGCATCGCCATCTAA
- the LOC143471195 gene encoding allene oxide synthase-lipoxygenase protein-like isoform X2, whose protein sequence is MGCTCGKDHQVSEKKISYNITVKTSDAYCHSGTDSSVHVELLGQNGNESTGFLRLRHILKHDFEKGQKEHFSITAKDVGLPIILRIKLENLHKDDEWFCEYVTITICENGDKATFPIYDWVVNGIEVVRGEGVLPQKESNRYIKALREREVEENLSLYEWVQTPTPEDIGWGFPRYVNANKYQELPPLFKRTAIREKDVEGNRFSAAVEAALSFVKARISPVKSLDTYHRFADACHLQQQTPNFLDDWDTDEGMGRQVLTGISPLMVSRCTSLPDYFNVTNDDVCKFLSGNRTLEEEMEAGKIYISDYKAALGGVERNVVKGKELYCPDAVGLFHVNDEDKFLPIAIQLVPGDRDYLFTPENNNRWLLAKMYFRCAGTSEHEWVYHFLLTHNIVEPFAVALFRCLSRAHPVYKLLRPHLQTVSAINTDARTQLIEPNSLANQAIAVSATALSRKAFETFTLEDLVIPKRLKKQGIDEPNLLPNNYYRDDALALWKIMEKFVGSLLRYYYKSDTDICEDYELQNWAEDVAKRGLAWQDGNTRGMPTEIVTIDELIEICVTLMFSSSAQHAAVNFGQFETYKFAPNCPSNMRLPPPKKDDEVSDELVLRSLPSADSSIKVVALTYALSAFSPNEVYLGHYPDRLFCEQNVLTMMEQYREDLTAESEKIRKRNQGLHHPYTLLLPENVPNSIAI, encoded by the exons ATGGGCTGTACTTGCGGCAAAGATCATCAAGTATCGGAAAAAAAGATTTCCTACAATATAACTGTCAAG ACTTCCGACGCCTACTGCCACTCTGGAACTGACTCTTCAGTCCACGTTGAACTTTTGGGGCAAAACGGGAATGAGTCGACTGGATTTTTAAGGCTCCGTCATATCTTGAAGCATGACTTTGAAAAGGGTCAGAAGGAACATTTCAGTATAACTGCCAAAGATGTTGGATTGCCGATTATTTTGCGAATAA AACTTGAAAATCTTCACAAAGACGACGAATGGTTCTGCGAATACGTCACGATCACAATATGCGAAAACGGGGACAAAGCGACGTTTCCCATCTACGACTGGGTGGTAAACGGCATTGAAGTGGTCAGAGGGGAAG GTGTTTTGCCTCAAAAAGAGTCCAATCGCTACATAAAAGCCCTCCGCGAAAGAGAGGTAGAAGAAAATCTGTCTTTGTACGAATGGGTGCAGACACCAACACCGGAAGATATCGGTTGGGGATTTCCCCGATACGTGAATGCTAACAAGTACCAAGAGCTCCCGCCATTATTTAAAAGAACTGCAATCCGGGAAAAAGACGTCGAGGGAAACAGATTTTCAGCTGCGGTGGAAGCAGCGCTTTCATTTGTTAAAG CACGCATTAGCCCAGTCAAGAGTCTGGATACTTATCATCGCTTTGCTGATGCTTGTCATCTTCAACAACAAACTCCAAACTTTCTAGACGA CTGGGATACAGACGAGGGCATGGGCAGACAAGTGCTCACCGGCATCAGCCCCCTTATGGTGTCGAGGTGTACGTCACTACCGGACTATTTCAACGTAACCAATGACGACGTTTGTAAATTTCTTTCAGGAAACCGAACGCTCGAAGAAGAAATGGAG gcGGGAAAGATTTACATCAGCGATTACAAAGCAGCTTTGGGAGGAGTTGAACGCAATGTTGTGAAGGGAAAGGAACTCTACTGCCCTGATGCGGTTGGATTATTTCATGTCAATGACGAGGACAAATTCTTGCCAATTGCAATCCAGTTAGTACCAGGAGATCGTGATTATCTTTTCACGCCTGAAAACAACAATAGATGGTTGTTGGCGAAAATGTATTTTCGTTGCGCTGGAACTTCTGAACATGAA TGGGTGTATCATTTTTTACTTACTCACAATATTGTGGAACCTTTCGCTGTTGCTCTTTTCCGGTGTCTGTCCCGCGCTCATCCGGTCTATAAATTGCTAAGACCTCATCTTCAGACAGTGAGCGCCATTAACACAGACGCAAGGACCCAATTGATTGAACCAAACAGCCTTGCGAACCAAGCCATAGCCGTGT CTGCTACGGCCTTATCCCGGAAAGCTTTTGAAACATTCACACTGGAAGACCTCGTCATTCCTAAGCGTTTAAAAAAACAAG GCATCGACGAACCAAACTTGCTTCCCAATAATTACTATCGTGATGACGCCCTGGCTTTGTGGAAGATCATGGAAAAATTTGTTGGATCTTTGCTTCGTTATTACTACAAGTCTGATACT GATATCTGTGAAGATTATGAACTTCAAAACTGGGCCGAAGATGTGGCGAAACGAGGCTTGGCTTGGCAAGATGGCAACACCAGGGGAATGCCCACCGAAATCGTTACCATAGATGAACTG ATTGAAATCTGCGTCACTTTGATGTTCTCAAGTTCAGCCCAGCACGCAGCGGTCAACTTTGGTCAGTTTGAAACTTACAAATTTGCCCCCAACTGTCCATCAAACATGAGACTTCCTCCACCGAAGAAGGACGATGAG gTGTCTGATGAGCTGGTTCTTCGATCGTTACCCTCGGCAGATTCGTCAATTAAAGTGGTCGCACTTACCTATGCTCTGTCTGCATTCTCACCCAACGAA